One sulfur-oxidizing endosymbiont of Gigantopelta aegis genomic region harbors:
- the mnmH gene encoding tRNA 2-selenouridine(34) synthase MnmH has protein sequence MSKAIDRDLIRSLFMNDVPLMDVRAPIEFEQGAFPMAVNHPLMNDQERHDVGIRYKQQGQDAAIKLGNKLVSGELKEQRIAQWQAFAKAHPDGYLYCFRGGLRSRTTQQWLKESGVDLPLVNGGYKAMRRVLLDELEQSIAESHFVVLGGRTGTGKTWLLKELSGAIDLESFAHHRGSSFGRFPDGQPSQINFENNLSIALMKYRANGIKQFWLEDEGKLIGSISLPLSLQKKMQLANLVMLEEELPYRINITLKDYVIDLVAYYKNYYAYSSEDAFQVFADYLQASLERIKKRLGGERYVLILEQMKLALEEQKLSGQVDLHRIWIESLLTQYYDPMYDYQADKKSQRVIFRGSSHQILANQKKNLDMD, from the coding sequence ATGTCAAAAGCAATTGATAGAGATTTAATTCGTTCATTATTTATGAATGATGTACCCTTGATGGATGTGAGAGCACCGATAGAATTTGAGCAAGGGGCATTTCCCATGGCGGTGAACCATCCACTCATGAATGATCAGGAACGTCATGATGTGGGTATCCGTTACAAACAACAGGGGCAGGATGCCGCTATTAAGTTGGGCAATAAATTGGTGAGCGGTGAGTTAAAAGAACAGCGAATTGCACAGTGGCAGGCTTTTGCTAAAGCACATCCCGATGGTTATTTATATTGTTTTCGTGGCGGACTACGTTCACGGACAACACAGCAATGGCTGAAAGAAAGTGGTGTCGATTTACCATTGGTTAATGGTGGCTATAAGGCCATGAGACGCGTACTACTGGATGAGCTTGAACAATCAATTGCGGAGTCACATTTTGTTGTGTTGGGTGGTAGAACTGGTACAGGAAAAACCTGGCTATTAAAAGAACTCAGTGGGGCAATTGATCTGGAAAGTTTTGCTCATCATCGTGGTTCGAGTTTTGGACGTTTTCCTGATGGGCAGCCATCACAAATTAATTTTGAAAACAATTTATCCATAGCTTTAATGAAATATCGTGCTAATGGCATCAAGCAATTTTGGCTTGAAGATGAAGGTAAATTGATCGGCAGTATTTCTTTGCCCCTATCATTACAAAAAAAAATGCAGCTAGCTAATTTAGTGATGCTTGAAGAAGAACTGCCATACCGTATTAATATTACTCTAAAAGATTATGTTATTGACCTAGTGGCTTATTACAAAAATTATTATGCCTATTCTAGCGAAGATGCTTTTCAGGTCTTTGCCGACTATCTTCAGGCCAGTCTTGAACGCATCAAAAAACGCCTGGGCGGTGAACGTTATGTGTTAATTTTAGAGCAAATGAAACTTGCTCTTGAAGAGCAAAAGCTATCTGGTCAGGTAGATTTACATCGCATCTGGATCGAGTCCCTACTCACGCAATATTATGATCCAATGTATGATTATCAAGCTGACAAAAAATCACAGCGAGTCATTTTCCGTGGCTCTTCCCATCAGATCCTCGCCAATCAAAAGAAAAACCTTGATATGGATTAA
- a CDS encoding hemerythrin domain-containing protein codes for MLTQTISAFMTSHHKECDEQFAQAEESVANGDWTLGSKQWQAFSAELEKHFTREETILFPEFEEQTGMTGGPTQMMRMEHEQMRALVNEINTASENKDKDHFLALTETLMITMQQHNMKEEQILYPMTDQSLSNAVAIVDKMKRN; via the coding sequence TTGTTGACACAGACAATTAGCGCCTTTATGACTAGCCATCATAAGGAGTGTGATGAACAATTTGCACAGGCAGAAGAATCAGTTGCTAATGGTGACTGGACTTTGGGTAGCAAGCAATGGCAAGCGTTTTCTGCTGAATTGGAAAAACATTTCACTCGTGAGGAAACAATACTTTTTCCAGAATTTGAAGAGCAAACCGGCATGACAGGCGGACCTACGCAAATGATGCGTATGGAACATGAACAAATGCGTGCCCTAGTGAATGAAATTAATACAGCCAGTGAAAATAAAGATAAGGATCATTTTTTAGCCTTGACTGAAACGCTGATGATCACCATGCAACAACACAATATGAAAGAAGAACAAATTCTCTATCCTATGACTGATCAATCATTATCGAATGCGGTTGCCATTGTCGATAAGATGAAGCGAAACTAA